ATTTGGGTTGTTATGATGGACATTATGAGggtcttctttttcctttttttaaataatggagGCTGCGTCACCCATCAATCCTTTAGGTTAAAGCAATATTTCGACAtcttgggaaatacacttatttgctttgtttCCGAGAGTTAGACaagaagatcaatatcactctcaCATCTGTCTACTCAATATTAAGCCGGAGCTGAGAGACGGTTGgccttagcttagcataaagactgaaagcaggggaaacagctagtctggctcaGTCCAAAGGTAACTAAATCTGCCTggcagcacctctaaagctcattaattaacacattatatttgattctttaatccatacaaaaaccttacacctcatttttacactttgttttttgtacaaagtaaacaaaagaactATAAATTGTTAATTGATGAGCTTTAGTAGTGCTGGTAGGTGCATTTTGTTATCTATGGACAAAGCCAGTCTGGctgtttccctcttttttttcaatctttatgctaaactaagctaaacacctcctggctccagcttcatactGTAGATCTTCTCATCCAATTCTCAGTAAGAAAGCATCGTATTTCCTAAAACAATTAACAGTCACACCCAAAATATCATATATCTGGCTTTAATGGAGACAAACTAGAACTTCTACTATctaaatgttatttgtgttagTGGTAAGGCAAAGTTAGATTGTTAAATCATTCAGATGTTGGAAGAATCAAGGTCACAAGGCTTTAAGGTTCATCCTCTCTCTGAAAGACTTCCTCAGTTTGCTCCTCGGTGCAGGAACTGGACCAGGACCATGACTGGGTCTGACAAAGCCATGTTCACCTGTTGCTTCAGGGTCCTGGTACTCCATCTGCTGGAGAGGGGGCAGAGGCTGACTTTGTGGTTGTACATCGAGGACGCCCAGTGGAGCGTTTTTACGGCTGAGGGCTCCGGCTCCTCCAGTGTTGTTCcgctgcagctgctggatgaTGGCAGAAAATTTGGCATCCAAAGATGGTCTGCCAGTTTTGGATTTTGTGGCCGGGCGCGACATGCAAGTGCCGGAGTTCTCCTTCTCCTGgtatgagagaggaggaggaggaggatgattaTGAAGTGAAGCAGGGAGGGGAGGTCTAGCAGGGCGGGTGGGAGGAGCATAAGGTTCCCTGTCAGGGGGAGGAGGCGGGGCACGCCGCTTCTTGTTGCCGATGGATGTAGAGCTGATGTTGTGGTTTGGGCTTGAACAAGGGGTGGAGGTTTTGCTCTGTGACAGGATACTCTTCTGCACTACCAATGACTGGGATCCATCAAACAGAGTGGACCAATTAGGcgtctccttctcctcctcatgACCAATAAGAAAGTGGCCATCTGTCTCCTCAATCTTGTTGTGGATAATGTCTGTGATGCTCTCAAACTTGCCAGGTGAATTTATACCtgcaggaaaacaaaataaatgaacattgaaaaaaaaagtcaaactgagGAGTTAAACATAAGGCACTGTCAAACATTTAATCAGCAAATTATCATCCTCTATCTAACTCACTTCAGCCACTCGTCCCAATTACTCTACTCACTGAGGTCGTTGTAAACAGAGTCAGCTTGCTTGGTGAGAAAGAGTGATGGTTTCCGTGGTGATGCGACCTCGATCTTCATTAACTGGTCGCAACAGTGCAGCCACTGGCCTGGTTGTAAACAAGGAGAGGCATGAGAGACACAGATAAAGGTTATACAATCTGTTCTTGTTACAGGGAGTTTAGCTAAATATATGTGCAAACATTTTTCTAGCCAAAACAGACTGacgcacttacacacacacacaaacttttatAGAAGCATACAAACATGTTCCTGTTCTAtatttacacagaaacacactcactctGATCATAGAGGTGCTGGTAAAGGGCTTCCAGCCAGTCTTCCAGCTCCTCCCTGGTGTCCGTGGTGAAGACTATGGTCTGAGCTCCCTCTGATGAAGGGTTGATGATCGACAGACTCCTGGATTTCTGGCCTGCCGACTCCTTCTCCATCACACGGATGCGGGTGTCCTGCAGAATCGACACAGATAACTCACATAAGATAAAGCACTAAAAAAAGTACATGATGATactgcagaaaaaaattaattcagcagaaaaatgccaaagatgCAAGCAGGATCTTAGTGAGTAATGTGGCATTTTATTGTGGCTCTTTGGCAAATGTTATGGAAACCCTGAACTGAGATTTTAAATCGGTAAATTTTAAAAACGGtaataaatttaatatttatatttaatctaAAATTCCACTAACCAGTAATAACAGTGACATGGACAAACACAGAGGCTACTTATGatgttactattttatttaacactttTCTATACATTTATTGACTGATGTATAAATTCAAGCACAAATATGTCTTGAAAGTAGGTAACACAGTGAAATACGTCAGTAAATCaactttgttttattatgttgcTCCTGTGGTTAAGTGGCAGTCATTTTCAATCAACAAGCACACCAAAATAACTGAGCTTGAAATACAAGGGAGTGCAGAGGGTGAAGGTCAGAATGTTTGCTACTCTATGTGTTACCTTGTCAATGGGTACTTTGAGAGTGGGCTGCACTTTAGCGTCAATTTCTTCCGGGGTGAAGTAACAGGACAAAAAGCCGGCACTCAAAACACAGTAAAGGCTGCAGCAGCGGTACATCCCCTCCGCACTTTGCTGAAAATCACCAGAAAGAAACAGCAGAACTTAAGTATTTTACGTCAGAACCAGCTTTAGAGCTAATgctaataataacaacaacagcagccaaCACACCTTCTGGCTCAGGTAACCAGTCATCATGCTTTGTGTCATACAGACAGGCTGGGCCACCAACCGGCAGCAGAGGTTGCCATAAAGTGGAAGCCAAGACGACCACTCAGCTGTGGGAATGAAGAGCAGCAGTGGCaataaaaccccaaaatattgaGATCTACATATGAACTACTGTATGCTTTATGTAAAGATAAAGGTTTTCATTAAGAATCATTCCAATCTCGCATGAGAAGAGAAAACTAATTGATAACACATCTTTTCTTTGGTTGTAAAGGTCTATTGTTACGTATCAAATACACAGAATAGAGATGAGAGAGTTTCCAGTCAGCATTTAACAGTAGCATTAATCTCATTATATGCACTGTGGACCTGAACACTGatgtaatgtgatgtaaatTCATACCAAACATTTACCGAAAAAATTAGAACTATTCATTTAATCACTCGCACAAAGGAAGAAAAGTAATCCGAGCTAAACTTCAATCATAGGTTTAATGGTGTTAAAATATTCTGTCATTACCCTGGTACTTAATCGAATTGGGAGCTAAAAAGCATAATCCCTTATATCCCCAGATATTACATTTCTGTGCCTTTGTTTCTTACCATCTTGGAGGACAATGAGTGAGTGAGACTGAAAGCTGCCTTCAGCTTCGGACAGACTCAGTGTGGTGTAGGCCAGCAGGCTGTACTTGGCTCCACTGGTAcaagtagacacacacataaagtacaCAGACTTTAGCATACTTTCAAGCATACTGCATTGACTTACTTTCATTCCATCTCTTCCAACACCAGCCATAGCAAATTCATGCTCCACTCTAACCCTAACAGTAAATAATAACAAAGACATAGATATACAAAGACTCTTAACTCTGTAACCAACATGTGCACTTAAccaactttgttttttgtaaattatcTCCTTCTTCAAAGGCCTAATGTACTCCAGTGTCTCTCCTACCACTGAACAGGTGGTATGTATCACTTACAGATGTTCAGTGTCATTTGATGTTCTTAATACTGCTAAATACGCCTTTCCGCTCAGACACAAGTAAAATTGTGGTGGGAACATAAAAAGAATGCACTTTTTCAATAAAACAGTTACATTAAGGGCACAAAAAAA
This genomic interval from Thunnus thynnus chromosome 14, fThuThy2.1, whole genome shotgun sequence contains the following:
- the rtkn2 gene encoding rhotekin-2 isoform X1 — translated: MSCSCEWTDNMDDQRDVQTSKRNGSCRSLISAGSAVAMEIKRKKIRQSTLFLQTEKNTNIQEKLDFEMRMREGAYKLLLACSKRDQVLNASKNLQTCNARIKAYFTQLQRKKEEQDRMGAVRRYSDPVTDDRVPCNGTIAMSGLRIPMLWRDSDHFNNRGSSRRVAVFCLLQIGSEVFDTEMVVVDRSVTDICFEGVTVFKEADPQFELKVELWSCALEEELTLVKTPKKLAKKLRNSFGKTAGKKLCPLLDVPDPDTFLQHNPIPSGAKYSLLAYTTLSLSEAEGSFQSHSLIVLQDAEWSSWLPLYGNLCCRLVAQPVCMTQSMMTGYLSQKQSAEGMYRCCSLYCVLSAGFLSCYFTPEEIDAKVQPTLKVPIDKDTRIRVMEKESAGQKSRSLSIINPSSEGAQTIVFTTDTREELEDWLEALYQHLYDQSQWLHCCDQLMKIEVASPRKPSLFLTKQADSVYNDLSINSPGKFESITDIIHNKIEETDGHFLIGHEEEKETPNWSTLFDGSQSLVVQKSILSQSKTSTPCSSPNHNISSTSIGNKKRRAPPPPPDREPYAPPTRPARPPLPASLHNHPPPPPLSYQEKENSGTCMSRPATKSKTGRPSLDAKFSAIIQQLQRNNTGGAGALSRKNAPLGVLDVQPQSQPLPPLQQMEYQDPEATGEHGFVRPSHGPGPVPAPRSKLRKSFRERMNLKAL
- the rtkn2 gene encoding rhotekin-2 isoform X2 — translated: MSCSCEWTDNMDDQRDVQTSKRNGSCRSLISAGSAVAMEIKRKKIRQSTLFLQTENTNIQEKLDFEMRMREGAYKLLLACSKRDQVLNASKNLQTCNARIKAYFTQLQRKKEEQDRMGAVRRYSDPVTDDRVPCNGTIAMSGLRIPMLWRDSDHFNNRGSSRRVAVFCLLQIGSEVFDTEMVVVDRSVTDICFEGVTVFKEADPQFELKVELWSCALEEELTLVKTPKKLAKKLRNSFGKTAGKKLCPLLDVPDPDTFLQHNPIPSGAKYSLLAYTTLSLSEAEGSFQSHSLIVLQDAEWSSWLPLYGNLCCRLVAQPVCMTQSMMTGYLSQKQSAEGMYRCCSLYCVLSAGFLSCYFTPEEIDAKVQPTLKVPIDKDTRIRVMEKESAGQKSRSLSIINPSSEGAQTIVFTTDTREELEDWLEALYQHLYDQSQWLHCCDQLMKIEVASPRKPSLFLTKQADSVYNDLSINSPGKFESITDIIHNKIEETDGHFLIGHEEEKETPNWSTLFDGSQSLVVQKSILSQSKTSTPCSSPNHNISSTSIGNKKRRAPPPPPDREPYAPPTRPARPPLPASLHNHPPPPPLSYQEKENSGTCMSRPATKSKTGRPSLDAKFSAIIQQLQRNNTGGAGALSRKNAPLGVLDVQPQSQPLPPLQQMEYQDPEATGEHGFVRPSHGPGPVPAPRSKLRKSFRERMNLKAL